The DNA region TCGTTGTGTCTGCACTGCTTCCGAAGCAAATTGAAATTCAGGGAAGAATGGAAGTACGTGTGCGACCATAAGTGGTACGCCGGCCGCCGCGGCCGCCTGCACCATTTCGCTGGCTTCGTTCAGATCGACCGAGATTGGTTTTTCAACCAGCGTCGCTTTGCCCGCGCGAATTGACTCCATCACAATCGAATGATGTTTGTCGGTTGGAAGACAAATATCGACCAGGTCAATCTCCGGGTCTGCAAGCAGTTCGCGATAGTCGGAGTAGCACTTCAGGTCCGAAACATCGACCTGGCCACCTGGAGGACCAAAGTTCCCCTGGATCGATGTCCAGTCGCCTGCCAGCTTTTTCGGGTCACGCGTTGCAATGGCAGTGACTTTCCCGCCGCTAATATCACGCGCACCTTCAAAGTGCGTGTAACCCATAAAGCCAATGCCGATGATTCCGATACGTATCACGATGATGTCCCTGTGAATGTCGTTTGCAACCCTGGCAACAGAATTGACTGTGCAGCTGAAATGACCCGCCAACAATGATCCAGCGGCCGAAATTCTGACGGTTGTGCCCACCTTTGTCGACGCTACCCGTGATGGCTACTTGCGACGCCTGCGTTTCGTCTGATCTCGACGACCCTTTGTATGGCCCCTGCGATCTCGCTCCTGGCGTTCTGCAGAAGGCTGGCCGCGGCGATCTGCGGAAGACCGTGCTGCAGACCCCCGTCCTGGGGAATCCCCGGCGTTGTCGATGAATCGCAGGAATTCGCTCATTTCGCGGGGCATCGACGATTCGAAACGAAGCGATTCGTCCGTAATCGGGTGTCGAAATCCAAGCGTCGCGGCATGCAGGGCCAGGCGTTTGAATGGCCATCCGAGATGCTGCCAGAGATCGGGCCGGTATCGCATATCTCCCAAAATCGGATGTCCGGATTCGGCAAAATGGACACGGATCTGGTTGCGACGACCTGTCTCCAGCTGCACATGCACCTGTGTCACGCCGGAACTTCTTTGTGTCACCTGAGAATACTGTGTCACCTGAAAATGTGTGATGGCCAGCTCGCCGTCGTCCTCATCGTCCGTCGAAAAGCGGTTCAGGTTTTTCGCAGTGCTCAGGTAAGTTCGAAACGAGCCTTGAGCTTCTTCGATACGGCCGGCGACAATCGCGACGTATTGTCGGTCCGGCTTTCTCTGGCGAAACTGTTGCTGAATCTGCAAAGCGTCTTCTCGTGTTTTCCCGAACACCAGCAGTCCAGAAACGCCGCGATCCAGTCGGTGGACAACGAACGCGCCCCGGCCCCGACCTTCGTGCCTGACATGCTCGTTGATTCGCTGCTGCAGAGTATTTCGTTCGCCAGCATCGGTCGGTACGGTCAGAAGCTCGGCCGACTTTTCGACCACGATCAGGTGCGAGTCTTCATGGATGATCGAAAACCCATGGTGCGGCTTCTTTGCCGCTTTCGGCTTTGGCGAATACCGACGATTCGCTTCAAATCGAACAGCCAGTTGATCGCCTTCGCGAAGGCTTCGTCCGGGATTGGACTCTCGTTGCCCGTTAATCGTCACGCAGTCGTGGTCGAACAATCCGGTGATGTGAGAACGTGAACCGCCAAGCAGTTGTTGCACGCCACGATCTGCCCGCATGTTAATCAGGTCAGATTCCGGAGCGATTGTGAGTTCACGAAACTGCAGGGCCACGTCAGTTCAGTCAAACAGGAGTTCAGTCACCCAGGAGTTCAGTCACACAAGGAGTGGGGAACGCGGCAGCAACGCTTACTTGTCGTGTGCAATTTCCGTTTCACCCCAGACGGGCAGCAGTTTCAGGGCAACCGCCAGAATTCCCAGCGGCAGTAGCAGCACGATGGCCGCAGCGACTAGACCTTCCCTCCCGCCAACATGAACAGGGTATTCAACGAATCCCCGGAAGCTCTTTGAAAACAGCTGGCCGCCAACGACAACGTTCCATCGCATGGCCAGAACCTGCATCAGTACAAGGATCGACGCAACGGAACTCAGGAATGCCATCAATCGAGGATTCAGCGAAGGAATGATGGCGATCGCGAGCAGGCTGAAAGGCACGATCGATCCCAGCAGCACCTGAATCAGCCCGAACGAAACGCTCAGATGCTCAAAGATCAGCTCTCGCAGTACGTGCCATTCGGATCCGGCTTCGTAGCCCATATGAATGAGCTCCAGCATCTCCAGCGTGAACGCGCAAATCAAAGCGACCCAAAGATAACGCGACATCGATCGCAGACACTTCACGTCTGCTTTCACGCCACGCCGCCAGCTCAAAAACAGATACAGCAGAATCAGGGCAGCGATCCCGGAGACAATGGCTGAGATCAGAAAAATGACGGGCATCAAAGCCGTTGACCACCATGGATTTGCTTTGACCGCTCCAAAAAGAAATCCGACATAACCATGCAGTACGCACGCGGCCGGAATTCCGATGACGGCCAGAATACCGATGAGCCAGTGGTCCACGGCCAATGATTCGGGTGTGGCCTCTTTTTCGCCGAGTGCCAGAATACGATACAGCGTTCCCAGTTTCCCGGAGGTCTTACCCGCCAGAGCAATGAAGTCGGCTCGAAAGATCAGCCAGACTTCGACAACCAGTAACAGCATGTAAAAGTTGTAGATAAACCCAAAACCCGCCATGGCCGACGTCCCGCTGGGCGTGATCATGACATTGAAGGCGCGCTCTGGATGATGCAGGTGTAACAGTAACGGAATGGTTGCACAGGAGCAGAAACACAGGGCGGTTACGAGTGCCAGACGGGCGACGGGTTTCAGATCATCACGGCGAAACACATGATGCAGCGCGGAGACCACAAACGCACCAGCGACCAGCCCGGTCACATACGGATAGAGCACAATCATGATGCTCCATGCCGGGTGATGGTCATTTGGAAAGACGAAACCAGTTTCGCTCATGACTCTCTCTTCTCGTGAATCGGCCCTGTACCCATCGAATGACCTGCCGGCCTGCCAGACAACCCGGTGAAAAACGGGACTGGCTTGAGCAGGAGATCTTGAAACACGATGGTTTCAGTCGTCCTGCATGGCTGTCCCGGTTTTTCAACGGACCGCTAGACAACCTCGCCGGAAAGTCCGACGTAAAACAGCTTGGGGTGCGTTCCCAGATGTTCTTTGAGTACGTGGGTCGGAATTTCCTTCAGACGTTTGCTGATTTCACTGTTCGGGTCATCCAGCCGTCCAAAGATGCGAGCGCCGACGGGGCAGGCTTCGACACAGGCTGGTTTTTCATCTTTGGTGATCCGGTGGTAACACCACGTGCACTTGTCTGCATTGCCGGTGTCCGGGTTGATGAATCGCACACCATACGGACACGCCTGGACGCAGTAAGCGCATCCGATGCAACGATCCGGATCAACCAGTTCCACGCCCTCGGGAGAAGTAATCGACGCATGCACCGGACACACCTGATTGCAGGGAGCGTCCTCGCAGTGGTTGCAGAGCTTCGGTACAAAGTAAGCGCGATCAACGTCGTCCGGATTGATCGCCGCGATTTCTGAACCTTCAAATCCTGTTTCAGGGACCAGATCGACCTGAACGCGCCCGTCTTTAAAGTGCACAAACCGTTCAACCCATGTGCGAGCATAACCTTCGGGAACGTTGTTCTCCACTCGACATGCGGTCAGGCATTTTCCGGCGCCGATGCATTTTTCGGTGTCGACAATAAACCCGTAAAGAACATCCGATCGTCCAACCCCGGATTCCTCACCAACGGCAGCAGCTGCAGAAGCGGCATTTTCCAGCGTCAATTCGTCAACATTCGAACCGAGCTTGTCTGCGACGGCCTGAGCCACAGGAAGCACCGTCAGACTGAGGCCGCCAATTGTGACGGAGGTGGCTCGTGAAAGAAATTCGCGGCGCGTGGCTTCCGCCTGTGCGCTCATCGGTCCATGCGATGGAGCCGGGCTGCCGCACCCACACCCGCCACTGCCGTGAGATTGGTCGTGCGACCCACAGCCACCACTGCTGCAAGCCCCACTGCTGCAACCGCCGCCACTGGTTTCATTCAATATGTTCAGCAGAAAAGACATAACGTTTTCCTTGTGCAGGCAGAAGCCATTCAGGAATTTTAAAGGCCCGGGCTGTGACCGTCATGACACTCAAAACATACGTTGCGACCATTGACGTCTTCCGCGCCTTGTTCTTCCAGGTGTTCTGCAACAATGATGCTCCTGAAAGAGGCGGGCATCCCGACGACTCGCGTATGGCATGACAAACAAGTCGCGCGATCCTGTGTGACAAACAGATCCAGATGTGTCCGAAAGTCGCCGTCCCATTCCGCCGCCGGTGGAATCGCCACAGAATCGTCTTCTGCGTGAGCCAGAGCCAGCTTCATATGTTCGTGGCCGTTACCGTGGCAATGCATACAGGCAACGGCTTTGTGCGGAGAATCTTCGCGAGCCTCCCCCACGTCGGAATGGCACTGCAGACACTTGTTGTCCGCCGTGAAAATCATGGGGTCCGATGCAATATCATCCAATGCCGAAGCGCGATAGGGCCCCAGGTCGCCATAGTCTGCGGGAACGAAAATTTCCCTCGCGAAAAAAGCACCGGCCCCGGAAGCAACAATCAGAAACCCCAGGATCCAGAGATGCCGCGCATGTCGCGAAAACAGTAGTCGCAGGTTCATATCAGGACTTTCGTACGTCGCGATCTTGTCTTGTCCGTGTCACAGCAGCGGGCGAACACTCACCCTTTGCACGGGGCTTTGTCATGGCAACGTACTGAACTTAAGTGACGGATGCGATGTAAATGGGCAGGAAGAACCGAAGGGAAGGAAAGTGGTGGGGAGGGAAGGAACCGAGAATCCGGGATGATTCTACCTGTTCACTCTACCCGGCTGCGAAAACGATTGTCAAGTTTCGCTTTTTTCCTGTTTCTTGGCCGCCTGGTAGGCCTGCTCCATTTGTTGTAGTGTTGCATCAGCAATGGGCAATCCCTGTTGGGCCATGGCTTTTTCGATTGCCTGAAAGCGCCGGCTGAATTTCGCGTTGCTCTTGCGAAGAGCTTCTTCCGGATTGATGCCCCACCGGCGACCAATATTCGCCAGCACGAACAGGATGTCGCCCAGTTCGGATTCTGCCCGTTCAAATTGCGCAGAATCAGTGATGGGCGCATCGGGCACGACCGCTGAATCGACGGATGCTGCGATATGAGGCACCGATTCGCTGCCAAACAGCTCAACGGACAGCTCATTCAATTCTTCCGTCAGCTTGTCGAACAGCATCCTTCGATCCGGGAAGTCGTATCCAACCGCAGCAGCGCGCGCAGTAATACGAGCGGCACGCGCTAATTCCGGCAGCGCAGCCGGAATCCCGTCCAGCTGCGATTCGCGTTTCGGCTTTTCCTTCTGCTTAATGGCATACCAGTTCTTCCTGACGTCCTCGGTTGTATCGGCACGGACGTCTCCAAAGACATGCGGATGGCGTGCGACCATCTTGTCTGCGATCTGCCGGATCACTTCCAGCAGACCAAATCGTTCCTCGTCGGCCGCAATCTGAGCATCCAGCACAACCTGCAGCAGGACGTCGCCCAGCTCTTCCTGAATGGCCGCATTGTCGTCCGAATCAATCGCTTCCAGAAGTTCATACGTTTCTTCCAGCGTATACGGCTTGATGGATTTCATGGTCTGTTGACGATCCCACGGGCACCCGTCCGGTGCGCGCAGACGGGCAACCACTTCAACCAGGCGTTGAAATTCCGGCAACAGGGTTTTGAAATCCGGAGGCGTACCGGGAGATCCTTCCGCTTGTGAGGCCGCCGGAACAACAGAACGGGGTTCAGAATCAGTCGACATCTGTGCCAGATTCTCTAATGGTCAAGCCGGAATCTCTTGGAACGATGCACGCACGGTGCGCGCGATCTCAGGAAGCCCGAACGGCGGCTCGAGCAGGCTGTTGACCTCCCTCCCGGCGCCAGATGTGACCCGGCAGACGCAATCCCGGATCGTCGGACAACCGGTCCTTGTACCCGGAATCGCGTTCATCTGCCACCGGTGGCTACAGCGGGCCGTTACACCTGATTGGTGATCATCTGCGGCTGGCTTCCGTCCGGCATCCAGAACGGCTTTGCCGCGATGGCTTCATTAATGCGCCGCACGACTTCTTCATCGCTCGGATACGGAGATTTCAGAGCCGGCTTCAGCGGCAAAGGAAGTTCGTCCATGCGATAGGCCGTTCCCGGAGCCGCAATTCCCTGAGGCGCCGTGGTAATGTGAACTCGCGCCAGACGACTGGTGTGAGTCACATGCGGATCCAGACAAATTGTCGGAATGCGTTTCAAATGATCGATGGCTGGTTGAGGCATAGTCGCACCGGGATCAGCACCGATGATGAACGCCGCATCACAGTCGCCACGCACCAGCACGTCCACGGTGGAGAATTCGCCCGGGTTGTACCGCGGATAACCACGATTAAACGTGATGCCGAATGGATACCCGGTCTGCCAGCGCATAATGACGTCGGCCCCGGTGACATTTCCATGACCCCGCATCGGCATGGCCACGAACTTGGTAAACGCATTCATTTCGGCAGCCAGCGTCAGCAATGCCGCGCTGTTCATGTGCTTGCCGCGCGTCATCGACAGGCCCATGCCAAAGAACATGCAACCAAACTTGCAGCTCTTCATGCGGTGAACAAGATCGTCCAGTATTTCCCGGGTCAAACCGGTTTCGGCAATCGCTTCATCGCGAACGGGCTGGTCCTTAATCAGAGCTCGCAGAATCGTGATCAGTTCAAAATCTTTTCCTGGCCGCACCTGCAGAAAAATGTCGGCGGCTTTCGCGCTTTTGGTTTCGCGAATGTCGACCAGCACCATCGTGCGGTCCTTGCGCCCGCGGGGCAGAAACTTTGATTTCTGCATGATGGTGTATTTCGTGAAGTGGCGAGGATGGCATTCCGCCGGGTTACCTCCCCAATACACGATAAAGTCGGCTCGCTGTTTGACTTCGCCCAGAGTACACGTGACTTTGCCACCCAACTGGGCGGCGATTTCGGTTGGACCGTGTCAAAGCGATGTGTGACTGTCGAGCAGCCCTCCCAGCATGTCGGCCATCGCAACGCACTCTTTTTGTGCTTCGCACGTCGTGTTGCTCATACCGTAAACCAGCGGCATGTCGGCTTCGTGCAGCAGCGTCGCCGCCATCTGAATGGCGTCTTCCAGTGCGGCTGGCTGACCGTCAATCAAGGCGGCCGGGTATTTTTCTTCGGCCGTGTGATTCAGAAACCATGACGTCCCCAGCACGCACGCTTTCCTGGCTTCGTGGATGCGAACTTCGTCATGATGCAGTTGAATATCGTCACAAACGCAGCCACAAAAAGTGCAGGTGGCGTTATTGATGATTTGAAGAGTCATAGGTTCGCAGCCATTCACGAGGGGAGGCAGTTGGACAGGGGCTAAGTGCTTCGCGAAGTGTTCTCAGCCTTTACATTCGGTGTCGCCTGGACCAGACGACGGAACGGTGAAGGTTCAGCCAAGTGCTCGGCCGGGATTGCTGCCACGGGTTCGTCGCGGCATAAATCGGCCTTCTTCCACTTCAGTCCAGGGAGCCACATTTTCGGTGGCGTCGTTTTCCGTTGAAAAGTGAGGGCTCTGTGGCCCGGCCAGCCTGGAATTGATGGGTTGTTGTTTCATGGCGGGATGTTCGTGTCCGGGGTGGGGTGAAAATTTTGAGTGATCAGCAACTACCTGATTCTTCGGCAAATTGATCATCCGGATGAATCAGATTCGGGTCAAGTCTGAATGGACCGGCCAACAGGTGACGCGGGCGGAGTGTGAGTTTAACATCCTGTGCTCTCAATGCCGCGAGAAATTCGTGATTACGAATAACCCGACCCAATTTACGTTTGCCCGGGTGTCGAATACCAGCCCGGCATTCCACAAACAATCGCGCGATCAGGAATGCCGGATATGCTGGGACGAATCATTCTGATTCGATCTGCCAGCAGTCCGTTGCAAAACGGGCCTGGCTCGAGCAGGAAACCTCAAAACACGACGGTTTCCAGTCGTGCTGCGGGCCTTTCCCGATTTTTCAACGGACAGTTAGCTGAACTTCGGGACAGGTCAGCCTGGTTTCGATCCTACAGTGGGATGACTTCGACTTCCCAACCCTTCGACATGGGCATCCCGGTCCCGTCGGTGTCGCCGCCCATCAGCTTGCAGGTTGGTGGGCCATAGGGAACGAAGATCATTCCCTGAGGAATCTTCCCCGATTCACAACGAAACTGCGCTTCGCCGAATTCTGTCCGGACGATAGCCATCTGGCCTTCACCCAAACCAATTGATGCCATGTCACCAGGCTCCATGGTCATCGTATTGGTGAGCTCCTGATATTCTGCTGAATCTTTGCCAACGTTGATCAGCGTTCCCTGCTTTGCAGAGCGTGCCGCGTTCAGGATGAATCGTCGTGAAGTCATTGGGGGTACTCTGGTTCTATGAGCTCAGGCGGTGTCAGGCAGCTTTGGGTACGAAGCCGTGAGGCGCCGCAGAACAACAGTGTGCGTTGAACAACAGTGTCAGTTCAGTATTAGTGTCATCTCAGTATTCGTGTCAGGGAGGTAGTCGGTGCAGGTGGAAGTGATGCGGACCCAGTTTGCCACCATAGTTGCCGGCTGAAATTCGCAGTACACCGGGCATTTCTGAAACCGTCTCCAATCCGAGCTTCATAGCGGTGGCGACAGCGGCCTCGCTGAATCCATCAATTACAATTTCGTAGACGGCTCTCTCGCCCTCCTGCAGCTCTGTTTGAGTCTGTCCAGTCAGTGTCGGGCACCATTTGTCATTCGTACTGGCTTTCAGTTGCGGGTACTTCGAACCTACTTTTGAACCACTGCGCACGATGCCAGCCGGAAACGGCAGGATGACGTCCTTCAGTGTACTGATGGCTGCTACGGCAGCTCGCACGGCCGCCAGCGTTTCGGACTGAGTCCGCCCGGCCACAAGCAGGTTTCCGCCACCGATTCCTTTCACTGTGCCGAATACATCCTCGCAAAGAAATTCGCCATCCATCACCGGAATACGCCAGAATCGACGATTCTCAAGCTTCTTTGCAATCTGAAAGCCGTCTCCAAAATATCTGAGCTGAGCACCCACTTTGATGCGGTCCTCTTTGGGGCAGTCAATCAGTCCGGAATAACAGGCCGTCGTTGGGCAGGTCAGCACATTCTGGCCGACCCGGGCGGCCATGGCCTTCTCCAGCCCCTTCCGGCTGAATGCGAATGCCAGCACGGACACACCAGGACGACCGTCGGGCGTTTCGTCTTCCTCCAGAAATCGCTCGACCCCGGCCTCTGTATCACAGCCGATGACGCTGGACGCATTACCGCAAAACTCCTGAGCGGCGATGAACACGAGGTCCAGATCGATGGCCGTGATGATCATCCGCGTTCCGACCATCGGAAATGCTTCGGCAAAAGTATCATCAATGATGGGGTGTTCAGACATGTGGGTAGGCGTTCGATGGACAGACAAGCGAGTGCAGAGTTACCAGACTCAGAAGTCTACCAACCCCGTCTCAATTCGCCACGCGTTCAGCGGTATCACTCGAATTGCTCCATCCAAATCCCGTGAAAAGCCAATCCTGTGCACGGGAACCGAACTCCGTCGCTGTCCCGCTTTTCAACGGACAGCTAACCGTCCGTTCAAACGCATTTGCGCACCTTCACGGGACATTCCTCCCTCGCAAACGCAGCAGGTTGCCATTCGCCAATGGGTAGTTAACTGTTCATTTTCTGATGGCTTGTGACAGATGTGACGGCATCGCGGATCATGCCAGCAGATTGGGTTACTGGTTCTGTCAGGCGTCCTGAAAGCTTAGTCAGGTTGAAACGTTAACTACACCGAAAACGTTGACAGGTGGCAGAACAGGAGGTCCCGTTGCCACTCTGCGAAAAGTCAAAGGCGGCAAGGAGGCCGGTAAAGTGCCACGACGATCATCCTGGTTATCGATACAGTTTTGTGCGAGTCTTACGCTCGCCTGCGGCCTTGCTGGATGTCGTACGCCGGCCGTTCAATGCTGCACGACTACCTTTCTCGGCCGAGCAATGACTCCAGCCGACAGTACACCGGTTGACGAGTCGGCAGAAATTGCCGATGCGAACGCTGGCAGTTCGACGCCGATGGATCCACAGGACGATCAGCTGTCCCCGGGAATCGACAACAATACCGGCGATGTTGCGGTCTCCCTGATTTCTCGACAGAAGAATTACGAGGCAGACCCGGGCGAAGCCCTTGTAACGCCGGGAAGTTCGTCACCTCAGGATGGACTCCGGTTTGAAATCCCTCGTGACTTACCTGGCTCCGATGCCGCTCCGCTCAGGGTGCCGCCCATCGATCCAACCGTGCCGGCGGATCAGCGCCGGTCAATTGTCGAATCGCTTTTTCCGGATGTTGCCCCCGTCGTGGATAATGTCGATCCTGCGGCCGAGGACCGACTCTCACTGGCATCCCTGCAACAGATGGCGCTGAACAACAGTCCGGTCATCCGTCAGGCAGCCGCGGATGTGGAGAAGGCTCGCGGAACAGCCGTGCAGGCCGGTTTGTATCCCAACCCAATCGTAGGCTATGAAGGAGACAGCATCGGGACCGGCAAAACGGCTGGCTACAACGGGCTGTTTGTCACGCAGGAATTTGTGACAGCCGATAAGCTCACCCTTGCACAAAGTGCGGCGGCGATGGAAATGCGAGCCGCTGAGGCCGAATTGCGAAAGGCTCGCATCACTCTGGCCAGCAACGTTCGCCGCGCGTATTTCAAGCTGCTGGTGGCTCAGGAACAGGTTCGGTTTAATCGGGCCATCGCGAAACTCAGTGAAGAAGTCTTTCGAGCCCAGATTGATTTGGTCAGCGGTGGCGAAGCAGCACCTTACGAACCGCTGCAATTGCGGGTGTTTGCGGTCCAGGCTCGCAACGGCGTCGTTCAGGCTCAAAATCATCTGCAGGCTTCGTGGCGACAGCTCGCTGCGACCCTGGGTACACCTCACCTGCCGCGACACACCGTTGCCGGTTCGGTCGAAATGAGTATTCCTGACCTGGATTATGATCAGGCTGCCGGGATTCTGATGGTGCGACATTCTGATATCTCCGCGGCCCGGTCGCGTATCGCCAGTGCTTCCTGCAACCTGCGTCTGCAACAGGTCACTCCTATTCCAAACATCACCGTGTACGGAACGTTTCAGCACGATGACACAACTCCGCTGTCTGATTTCGCTTCCAATTTGCAGGTGTCGGTTCCTGTCCCGGTTTTCAACAAGAATCAGGGCAACATCGCTACTGCTCATGGTCAGCTCGTGCGTGCCAATAACGATCTGTCGCAAACACAAAATGATCTGCTGGCCCGGCTCGCAGAAATTCATGCCCGTCGCTCATCTGCCCGCGTGATTGTAGACAGCTACCGCAAAGATCTGCTGCCGGATCAGGTTCGCGTGTATCGAGGAGTTTACGAACGGTTCCGTCTGGATGGTGGCTCAATCGATTTTTCACAGTTGGTTGTCGCTCAGCAAACGTTGTCTCAGGTGGTCACCAGCTACCTGCAGGCATTGATGGAACAATGGGATGCCACCGTCGACATCGCAGAAATCATGCAGGTCGATGATATGGTGACCATGGATGGACTCGCGACCATGCCCCGAAACTGAGAGGATTGTTGAAGACTGGAATCCAGGCAGACGCGGGGCTACCGTACCTTTGGCGAGCCCACTGACCAGTTAGATTCAGCGACTTTGATTCAGCGACATTGTCGCCACGGAGACGAAAACCGTGCAGCCGGTTTTATTGTCCAGTTTTCAGCAGCAGCAGTTGACTGATGAAAATGGAATGCGAACCCTGTACCGAGCGGTGGATCCATCCGGGCAGCCCGTGATTCTGTGCGTGTTTGGCAGTCAGGCCTCCAGGAATCCCGAGTTCCGGCGGCTGCTGAAAATGGATCTGCAGATGCTGGAATCACTCCGTCATCAGGCGGTGCCGGAATTTCTGGGCGCGGGGGAATGTGAAGGATGCATCCTGACCTGGCAGCAGGATGTAGACGCGACAACTCTGCATCAGCTGTTTCAGCAGGGCAGGGTGTTTTCACTTGAGGACATTATCGAAATCGGCTGGCAAGCCTGTTCAGCCCTTCAGCACGCTCACAATTTCGGATTGTCGCATGGTGGATTAAGCGATCGCTGTATTCTTCTCACGGACGATCTGCGCGTGTTTGTGACGGATTTTGGGCAACCACGCTGGTTGGCTGCCGTTGACAGTACTTCTGTCCATCCCAGTCCCACGGCAGGAAGAGATTCCACGGCAGCGTTAAGCCGCAAGCCAGATTCCCCGGGGGCACCGGCAACCGAAAATTCGACCGGCGTCAATAACTGGCGCCGTGAAGTCTCCGGTGATCTTCGCAGTCTCGCACGCGTCCTGAACGCAGCCATTCGTCGAGAACGGGAAATGGCCACAGCCAGCCAAGCGCAAAGCTCTCCGGAGATTATGGGCACCCGTGAAAGGACGACTCCACAACCTGTTGAAGAATCGGGTGTTTCAGCCCATTCTCTGGTTCGGCTGCTGACGCGAATTGAACAACATGACGAACAGGCTCATCCGATCAGTGCTCGGGATTTTCAGGGAAGACTCGGGGAAATCCTGATCGGCGAAGAAAACGATCAGATGGAGCTCCTCGATCAACGGGAGAATGCGGTGCGATCCAGCCGGTCCATCGTTTACGAACTGTTCGACGACGTTCGGTCGCCCCAGAACAATCTTCGCAAATCCGATGAATCTGCCGGTTCCCGCTGGAAGGCGCGGAATCTGCTGATTCTCGTTCTGGCCGTCTTCAGCCTGATCTCGCTGATCCTTGCCGCTTTGTTTTCCTGAGCGGCGAATCACGCCGAAGCACGTTTTTGGTTCCCGCCAAAGTTCATTCGTGTCGGAAACTTGAGTCAACTTCCGGTTCACTCGCTGCGGTTGCGAGCCTACCCTCTCGCTCCTCTCTCATGACGCGTCGAAACCTCCAATCATGGTTTTGCTGTCGTCACACCCCTCTGAACTCTCCCCCCCAATCTCTCATCGCAGGATGTCCTATGAGACGCTGCATCAAACCATTGCTGCTC from Planctomycetaceae bacterium includes:
- the fhcD gene encoding formylmethanofuran--tetrahydromethanopterin N-formyltransferase; the encoded protein is MSEHPIIDDTFAEAFPMVGTRMIITAIDLDLVFIAAQEFCGNASSVIGCDTEAGVERFLEEDETPDGRPGVSVLAFAFSRKGLEKAMAARVGQNVLTCPTTACYSGLIDCPKEDRIKVGAQLRYFGDGFQIAKKLENRRFWRIPVMDGEFLCEDVFGTVKGIGGGNLLVAGRTQSETLAAVRAAVAAISTLKDVILPFPAGIVRSGSKVGSKYPQLKASTNDKWCPTLTGQTQTELQEGERAVYEIVIDGFSEAAVATAMKLGLETVSEMPGVLRISAGNYGGKLGPHHFHLHRLPP
- a CDS encoding 4Fe-4S dicluster domain-containing protein codes for the protein MSFLLNILNETSGGGCSSGACSSGGCGSHDQSHGSGGCGCGSPAPSHGPMSAQAEATRREFLSRATSVTIGGLSLTVLPVAQAVADKLGSNVDELTLENAASAAAAVGEESGVGRSDVLYGFIVDTEKCIGAGKCLTACRVENNVPEGYARTWVERFVHFKDGRVQVDLVPETGFEGSEIAAINPDDVDRAYFVPKLCNHCEDAPCNQVCPVHASITSPEGVELVDPDRCIGCAYCVQACPYGVRFINPDTGNADKCTWCYHRITKDEKPACVEACPVGARIFGRLDDPNSEISKRLKEIPTHVLKEHLGTHPKLFYVGLSGEVV
- a CDS encoding molybdopterin dinucleotide binding domain-containing protein — protein: MTSRRFILNAARSAKQGTLINVGKDSAEYQELTNTMTMEPGDMASIGLGEGQMAIVRTEFGEAQFRCESGKIPQGMIFVPYGPPTCKLMGGDTDGTGMPMSKGWEVEVIPL
- a CDS encoding TolC family protein, translating into MTPADSTPVDESAEIADANAGSSTPMDPQDDQLSPGIDNNTGDVAVSLISRQKNYEADPGEALVTPGSSSPQDGLRFEIPRDLPGSDAAPLRVPPIDPTVPADQRRSIVESLFPDVAPVVDNVDPAAEDRLSLASLQQMALNNSPVIRQAAADVEKARGTAVQAGLYPNPIVGYEGDSIGTGKTAGYNGLFVTQEFVTADKLTLAQSAAAMEMRAAEAELRKARITLASNVRRAYFKLLVAQEQVRFNRAIAKLSEEVFRAQIDLVSGGEAAPYEPLQLRVFAVQARNGVVQAQNHLQASWRQLAATLGTPHLPRHTVAGSVEMSIPDLDYDQAAGILMVRHSDISAARSRIASASCNLRLQQVTPIPNITVYGTFQHDDTTPLSDFASNLQVSVPVPVFNKNQGNIATAHGQLVRANNDLSQTQNDLLARLAEIHARRSSARVIVDSYRKDLLPDQVRVYRGVYERFRLDGGSIDFSQLVVAQQTLSQVVTSYLQALMEQWDATVDIAEIMQVDDMVTMDGLATMPRN
- a CDS encoding RluA family pseudouridine synthase encodes the protein MALQFRELTIAPESDLINMRADRGVQQLLGGSRSHITGLFDHDCVTINGQRESNPGRSLREGDQLAVRFEANRRYSPKPKAAKKPHHGFSIIHEDSHLIVVEKSAELLTVPTDAGERNTLQQRINEHVRHEGRGRGAFVVHRLDRGVSGLLVFGKTREDALQIQQQFRQRKPDRQYVAIVAGRIEEAQGSFRTYLSTAKNLNRFSTDDEDDGELAITHFQVTQYSQVTQRSSGVTQVHVQLETGRRNQIRVHFAESGHPILGDMRYRPDLWQHLGWPFKRLALHAATLGFRHPITDESLRFESSMPREMSEFLRFIDNAGDSPGRGSAARSSADRRGQPSAERQERDRRGHTKGRRDQTKRRRRK
- the nrfD gene encoding NrfD/PsrC family molybdoenzyme membrane anchor subunit, whose translation is MSETGFVFPNDHHPAWSIMIVLYPYVTGLVAGAFVVSALHHVFRRDDLKPVARLALVTALCFCSCATIPLLLHLHHPERAFNVMITPSGTSAMAGFGFIYNFYMLLLVVEVWLIFRADFIALAGKTSGKLGTLYRILALGEKEATPESLAVDHWLIGILAVIGIPAACVLHGYVGFLFGAVKANPWWSTALMPVIFLISAIVSGIAALILLYLFLSWRRGVKADVKCLRSMSRYLWVALICAFTLEMLELIHMGYEAGSEWHVLRELIFEHLSVSFGLIQVLLGSIVPFSLLAIAIIPSLNPRLMAFLSSVASILVLMQVLAMRWNVVVGGQLFSKSFRGFVEYPVHVGGREGLVAAAIVLLLPLGILAVALKLLPVWGETEIAHDK
- the mazG gene encoding nucleoside triphosphate pyrophosphohydrolase, which encodes MSTDSEPRSVVPAASQAEGSPGTPPDFKTLLPEFQRLVEVVARLRAPDGCPWDRQQTMKSIKPYTLEETYELLEAIDSDDNAAIQEELGDVLLQVVLDAQIAADEERFGLLEVIRQIADKMVARHPHVFGDVRADTTEDVRKNWYAIKQKEKPKRESQLDGIPAALPELARAARITARAAAVGYDFPDRRMLFDKLTEELNELSVELFGSESVPHIAASVDSAVVPDAPITDSAQFERAESELGDILFVLANIGRRWGINPEEALRKSNAKFSRRFQAIEKAMAQQGLPIADATLQQMEQAYQAAKKQEKSET